Part of the Streptomyces sp. RFCAC02 genome is shown below.
ATCGTGTCGTCCACGCCCACCACGCTCATGTCCCGCGGCACCCGCGCGCCCGCCGCGGCGAGGCCCTCGACGACGCCGAGGGCCATCAGGTCGTTGTACGCCACCACGGCCGTCGCGCCCGAGGCCAGCGCCGGGGCGGCGGCCAGACGGCCCCCTCGCGCGTCGGCGCGTTCGGTCCCCGTACGGCGAGGTCCACGCCGAGCCGCGCCGCCGCGCCCGCCGCGTGCCGCCGCATCTCGCCGCCCGTCCAGGACCCGCGCGGCCCGCCGAGCAGCACGATCCGGCGGTGCCCGAGATCCGCCAGGTGCGCGACGGCCGCCTCCGTGCCGCCGCCCACGTCCATCAGG
Proteins encoded:
- a CDS encoding LacI family DNA-binding transcriptional regulator, which produces MDGRRDAAARGGRGGAARRGPRRTGTERADARGGRLAAAPALASGATAVVAYNDLMALGVVEGLAAAGARVPRDMSVVGVDDTMAGRLGSPALTTVAMPTPEAGRAAVDLLLRAAGTAPGDTPADTVLPTSLVRRGSTAPPRGVTG